The sequence GAGAGAAACGAGAACCAAGACGGTGGTGAAGATGGTGGTTGCTTTTGCATGATGTTCTTTAGTGTCTTGATAAAAAAAACAATGGTTTAATTTGAGCGAAAATTGTGTTTGGTTGTTCAAATTTGCTACAAATCAATGGAATTGATGCCAAATTGTAAGTTTGAATTCTTGCGATTTGCGGGTTGGCAAGGGCCATGGCAGAACAGAACCTGCCCATGAAACTGTAGAACAGAATATTCGTGAATATTCTGTTTTATAGTTCCACGATGCGGGTTATGTTTTGCCGCGACCCTCGCTAGTCGTAAAAAGCGATTTTTTGCAAACTGTAAACGCGCGATATAGGTCCGTAATATAAGGGTCTGCTAGCAAACGGTaaacatccttcttctcctttttcttatctaAAAAATTGGTGACGTTCACCTATTCATCGCTTTTTTGTCAAACCCCCTTCCTACGTGCATAGCGATCGCAGGGTTTTTCAAGAAAACTGTCGACGGGACAGCCTTGCCCCTCTATCAAGACCGGATTATCTTTGTCTAGTTGGAACCATCCCTCGCATGAGCCTTCATATTGTATGGTGACGCTGCATGCAACAAGATCCTAACACGCATGGTTTTCTATCCTGGTCGACCTGTACAATACTGTATGGTACACGCACAAAACAAAAATGTAGCTTTGAAAAGGTACACTCACGATGCTCACAAACATAATTTATAAATACTCACATAAATTTCTATTGTTTTCATATTTCAATCAATGTCAAAGACATTTCGGACATGTCCAAATGTTTTAAATGTCAAAGCCATACTCTTTCGTAAATATTCACACAAAATTGTTGGGCAATTGCGGGTGGCTTCCATCGTAAAATTCCTAAAATATCTCATCAATCACAAACCATGTGTTCCACCGTGACCATCTACACCTGCAGGAGGCGTGCTTCGAGCTCCCTCTCGGTCCGCCTTCGAAAACCCAATGTATCACCAAAATCAAGGTAAAGTATTTTGGTAGATTTTTCCCGCTAAATAGGCCCTTAGGATTGTCGCAAATCAAGAATACCATTTAAAATGAAGGAAAACTTAGCCGCCTTTGTACGCCCCTAGTAGCCACCCAGCGCCAGCAGTGAGCCTGCACATTGCCAGAAATACATAGGAATCACCATGGATTTCCACCGGCCAACTGCAGAGATCCATGTGGACGCACGTTATAGGGCTGCTGCACTTGCACGTTGAGAGCGGCATGTCGCCGGTTAACCTACATCCCAGTTGTAACTCGATCGCCAGTATTGTTGCCAACTCTGTGTCAGAAAAATATGAGGGTGTTACGTGAAGaataacacatgcataggagGCATATACCATACTCAACACAAGAGCCCATGCAAGATCACATGCATAAGAGATAGTAAGAACGATACATGGAATTCGTTCAGGTAGCAACAGTTTAGTACCTTGCACCGCAGATGTGGGATCTAAAATTCTAGATGCTCCTGGTCTGGTATGACTCTGAAGTATATAGAACTTACAAGTATAGAATAATAGTACATTTTTTAAGGCAAACTCGCGAACTTGTTACTGCGTCAGTGTTTACAGGGGCGAACAGAAGATCTTCAACATGGCCTAACCAAGTATTACGACCAACTCCCAGAGTAAGTGAATGTTACAGCGTCATGTGTAACTGCTCCGTACTGCACCACACTGCCggtttagcccccccccccccccccgagtgtaaCTCTTATTGTCAACTATGTGTGAGAAGAATATGAGGGTGTTACGTGCTGATGAATGACACAAGAGGCCTGCGTTATCGCATGCATAAGAATGATATTGTAGATGGTCCATAGGCATATAGTACCATAATTAACACAAGAGCCCtgcattatcacatgcatcagaATGATACGGTACATGGAATTCGTCCAGGTGTAGCAAAAGTTTAGTACATGTAGCTAGCATCGCAGATGTGGGATCTAAAATTCTATATGCTCCTGGTCCGGACTTTAATTGAATAACATTTGTGATAGTTACAGAACCTTATTGTTTCAAACTATGTGATGAGTACATATGAAACTTGGAAAATCaccgcaacaaattcttcatgtgCCTGTGTCTCCGACGGAAAATCTTCCCCATAACAAAACGAGCTGCCACAATCACCCCAACAAATTCTAGATTGAACCTTGATCCATCAAAAATCACATGAACTGAACCATGCATTTGTTCTAGGCTAATTAGCCCCCTAACACATATCCTGCAGAATAATTAACCTGTTCCTCACGGTAGCTAACACTTAGAGCACTAACAATCGCATGTGAAGACCACATTTGATCATCAATTTAAAATGTTTTCCCCGAAATGTCATATAACTTATTTAAAGAACTTTACCACATAAGTGATACGTTATTTACATAATGTTTGTGATGGTTATAGTAGAACACTTGCTCGCACACTTGAGAGGGCCACTGTGCGAGTTAATCAGAAAATATATGTAATAGAATGAAATAATACTTTTTTGTTAAGCAATGGAAAATCGTATTATTTAGATTTACAAGAAGTTTAAACAAACCTTTTTATTATCAACAGAATGAGACATGAGAAAGAacattaaaaataaataagtgTATTTGTTTGTGCCAAATGAATGGAACATTATGTAGAAAAAGTTAATTTTTTTAAACTATACGTGGATGCTGTTAAATATTTAATTTAATTAAAGGTGCAAAATTTATTTTCCCACGTTGTTACTTGTGATTCAAATAAGCAAACCCATATGTAtataagaaatagaaattaccaacGCATATGTATTgtctgcctgtttcttcaaccgaAAATCTTCACCCTATAGCAAACTGATCGAGGAGGCGAAAAATTCTTGGTTTAACCTCGATGATCTCCATCGAAAATCACATGAAGCGAACCATGTAATTGTTCTGGGCTAATTACTTAGCCCCCTAACACATATGCCTAGCTCCTGATTGACGTTAGCTAACACTAAGCCTAAACGACACTAACTATAATTTATTCCTTGGTTCATGTGGGGATCAGCAGGTTGCCTGCACGGTGAGCACGCCGGAGTCACACCCGGACCCGGCGCGGAAGTCCTCCGTGTGCCGCACCGTGCACGACTCCTTGCCGACGCACGCTGCCGTGAACGCCGCCAGCGCTGCCTTGGACTCGCAGCCGCCCTGGTACGCGCCGCACTTGCCGCGCGTGACGCCGAGGCTGGCCACGTCCACGCTGGAGATGGTCCTGCCATGGCTGCACGCCAGCGCCACCTCGTCGCCGACCTCGGCGGCCTCCGCGCACGCCGCCCCGACAGCGACGGTGTGGAAGCTCACCCTCGTCGGGTCGCCGCCGGCCTCCTCGAACAGCACCATCGTGTTGGGCTCGCCGGCCTTGAGGAACGACCGTGGCACATGGTAGAACCTCTGGGACGGCTCGTTGCAGCCAGTGAGGCACTTCTGCCCGTCGCCATCCGCCATGAATGTGCCGCGGTAGTCGCACCGCCGGCAGCCGTCCATGTCCGCGGCGACGTATGACGGCCAGTAGCGGCCCAGGTTGTTGCCGTTGACCCACACCACGCCCTTGCCGAGCCCCAGCAGGTCCGCCACCACGGGCTCCTCACCGGTGGGGGCCTCAAAGGTCGCCTTGTACCAGGTGAAGGGGCGGTGCACCGGGATGGTGCCGCCTCTCCATTGGCTGCGGTCCTTGGCCTTGTCGAGGTGGGTCTCCCTGTACTCGCCGGCGAGGCCGGCCTTGTAGGACCAGGAGCTGTTGGAGAGGTCGTAGGCGGTGGTGTTGGTGACGGTGTCGACGAGCTTCACCGGCCCTCCCACGATGCCGGCGGGCATCATCTCGAACAGAGCACCATAGTTCTTGAGCCCGATGGTGGCGCTGAGGAGGGAGATGTAGTTCTTGCCAGAGTGGAGCTTCACCGGTGTCTCCATTTGGAAGACGAATCCGCCATTAGGAGCGTAGTGCCTCCCTGCATGCCAATTAATCAAATCAATTAACATTAGCTTGATCAAGTTCATTAATCCATCAGTGTGCAAACCACTCAGAGTATATTGGGACGCTCACCAACAAGCTTGCCATTGACGAAAGCGTAGAGCTCATGGCCAGTCGTGTTCACGTGCAACTTGTAGTTCGATTCCCCCTTGTGCTCCAAGCTGCACATTTTGATCATCACCAGAGATTAATTTATATTTCAATCTTATGCAACAGTGTAGTTCTGTATTAAGCATCAAGATGTTTGATTACCTTGTCCTGTACCATAGGTAGTCGCTCTGGTCGCCCGACGTCGCGATCTGCTCGAGCAGCTCGTTCTTCCTGAAGTTACCCTTCTCGTCCGTCATGAAAGGATGGAGGTTCTCGGGCATCCACGACCAAGCAAGGCCATCCGTCACGGTTTCCACCCCCGGCCTCTTCACCATCACCGACGTCTGTGTCTTGATCTTGGCGCTGTTGTACGCGACGGTCTTGCAGTCCGGCAGGATGCTCACGGACCATGCGGGCACGACATGGGTTGCGCCGTCGTCGAGGGTCACATTGACCTCCTTGTCGTCGAACTTGTTGCTGATGAAGCAGGCAGAGGAGTTGTCCAGCGTGTACTTGGTAACCTAGTGTAGATATTGATGAACCAAATGGATCAATTTTGTTGTGAACACCATTAAAAACAGTGCTAGGATTTTTGTATTGTATGTGAATGCATGTTAGTTACCATGACGTTGGTGTTGCCCATGGTGGTGTCCTTGTAGTCCCCATGGAGTAGGATCTTCTCCATGGACTTGAGGACATTGTGGAGGTCCTTGAGGTGCCCGTATTTTGGCTGCCTGATTTTACCtgaaaacaaaaacataaaaggATAATGAATATGATTTGCATATTGACACTAATTATTAATTTACAAGATGCAAATAAGCTTGGGACGAATATATGAATTGAAGGAACAACAAGAGATGGTTCACGTACCGTACTCATCGAGAGGGGCATCGTAGTCATAGCTGGTTGTGATGTATGGGCCACCCGACGTGCGGCCAAAGTTGGTGCCACCATGGTACTGATCACATATAAATTGACGATCAACATGTCAAATGATGTAAAATTCAGTTCATGCCAGCCTGCTAGAGGATGGAAATTAATGTAGAAGAGAAAAGTATAGATTAGTTATAAATCAATCACCATGTAGTAGTTCTGGAGCGATCCTCGCGTCTGGAAGAACATGGCAACAGAGAAGGCGATGTCTTCGGCGGACCGGTGGAAATCAGGCTTGTCCCAGGCTTTGAACCTAATTATATATCGTGGATAAAATGTAAGAGCAATCTGAACTTcattcaacatatagtagaacgtGCTAACCAATTTCGCGCATATGCATGTAGGTTCcataagaaaaaaagaaggaaaattaatatataaaggttgatccaggtatatatatatgtaggGTACCAGCCAGTCCAGTTCTCAGTCCAGATCTTGGGGATGTCGGTCCTCTTGGGGAACCAGTCGTGGCAGTAGAAGCCGTTGCAGGTGTTGATCTAGTAATTAAGAAGACTTAGCattgagttttttttgttttacacttgggaagaaagaagaataataatTGGTAGAGACAAAAATAGGAAAGATGAAAATGTGCATGCGCTGACCACGTTGGGTGGGACGTCTTGGTCCTGCTGGCACATGATCCACGGCACGCCTACGTTCTGCTTGTTGGCCATGGCGGCGCACCAGTGGATGTACTCAGACGCCGACTCGTCGTTGTTGAGCTTGTCCATGACGTTCCCGTACTCGTTctcgatctatatatgtaaattgttCACATATATATATGTTATATTCACTGATCCACTCTTTTGTCGACGACAAGTAGCTAGGAATGCAAGCTAGATAAGTTTCACATAATTAATATTAGTTAGTTACTACGTACCTGAGAGAGGATGATGGGGCCTCCCTGTCCGGCGAACATCTTGGCCTCCTTGAGCTTGTCGACGATGAGGGTCGTGAAGGTCTCCATCTCTTGCTGCAAGCATCAATAACTTGGTCGTATTTTGACCTCCAAGGAAAACCATTATATTGTTGGGAAGGATCTGCTAGCAGTGTGGGTACCTCGAAGGGGTTGTTGTGCATGCGGAACTGCATGCCGGAGATGTCGCGCAGCCATGCCGGCAGGCCGCCGTAGTTCCACTCGCCGCAGATGTAGGGGCCGATGCGGAGGATGGCGTACATGCCGGCGTCCTGGACCTCCTTGAAGAAGCGCACGATGTCGTAGCTGCCCTCGAAGTTGTACTGCCGGCGGCGAGGCTCGTGGCCGTTCCAGAAGACGTACGTCTCGATGGCGTCCAGCCCGCCCTCCTTGGCCTTCCTGATCAGATCCGGCCACATCTGCAGGCAAGCAACGATCGAGACTTACAATTCATTCATGGAAACTAAGACGAGACGATGGTGTATTCATCTGCTGCTCCGTGTGCAATGCATACCTCTGGCGTGCTCCTGGGGTAGTGGATGGAGCCGGAGATGAGGAGGCGGCGCTCGCCATCGATGACCATCGACCGGCCGTCGTACCCGACCTCAGTGCCGCTGGCGACGGCCGCGGCcgccgcgaggaggaggagcgcaagTGGTTGCCACGACACGCGCTCCATGGCGAGAAGCTGCTAGCTAGGGAGAAGAAAGGATGCACGCACGCACCGCCGGCCGTGTGTATTTATTGGGGAAAGAAAGATATATTGGCGTGGATTAGTAGGATAAGCAAAGAGCCACGCACGCACTCATGCGTGCAGCTAACAAACTGCGTTAGAGCCATGGATTAGTAGGATAAGCACGCGTGTGTATATGGAAGTGCATATTCACATGGACTCTTGTTTTAAATCAGATGGTCTATTCGTTTTATCTATTCTTTGATTAGGAAGGGAGAGAGTCGCGATGAGAGAGCACATGCATCTGTGAAAGTATGATTTGATCGAACTGTCTCTTTCATTGATGATCCATGAGGATTAAATACACAGGGAATTAACCGTCGCCACGAACGGATGCGTCCGCTCGTGGGGGTCGTGAAAAAACCGTCGCGTCGGTTGGCTAGCAACCCGCACGAAGCGGTTCTGTACAAGGGAGGATTATTCCCTAATTATTATAATTAGTTTAAAATAAATCCTAACACCCCCTAATCCTCGCTTGTCCTTGAGACCCATCATCTTTGAAATGTTCTCCTCCAAAACCCTGTGGAAAAAATTGAGAAGAAAACATACAATATGCCATGAAAAACTCCTtctaaaacccagtgggaaaataaagagaaaatgaCATATATCGTCCATGCTTGCattgatattgcctcattaaaaacctttcgtGAGAAACCATGTGGAAAAACTCCCTGTGGTAGAAATTCTGTAAGAAAGGTACAAGGACACGGAAGCTTCCTGTGGTAGGCCATTCAACCTAAAGCATTGTTTGAAATTGCATCAACATAGCCAAAAGTGAAAGTTGATTGAGAAATAATCCCAACCGAAGAGCTTCTTGCAAGCCTATGATCACTCCTAGCTTGCGTGCCCTACAAATACATCCACAAATGTGTTGATTAATTCATAATTCCTTtaattttgtattgataagtttcGAAAAAAATCAATTTCGTGAATTAGACTACGTACTCTGCCCATCGAAAGGCGTTGTCCAAGGCTTGGAGAGAGCCTCCAACGTATGGAGTCGGAGGGTTATCTCCAGTGGCAATCCACCATCCCACCGGGATCCTTACTGCATTGAGCCCGTTTACCGCCATGAAGCATGGAATCAACAAAGTTGAACTAAGCACATGCTCTATAAAACCCAGATTGAGGGagtactacctatgttactcccactatgggtaGTATCAAGGAGAGGTACTTCCTCCTTCTTGGTGTATaggtcatcttaggttgtgcatcGCGGCCAAgacgaagagaaaaaaaagaaaaaaaaatgttaatttttctaattaataccattgcatgcaatgaattgatCGCTGCTGTTGTGGACACTGTGCCTTTTATAGggacaaaataatagcaacaaaaggaGAGGTAGACATGAAGAAAAAACTTATACCAACAAAGTTGATGGTCAAATTTATAGGGACTAGTCGGGTGTCCACCATCAGACGAGGGAGGAACACGGGACGAGGTAGACATGAAGAAAAAACTTATACCAACAAAGTTGAACGTCTTCTTAGTTTCGTAGTCCCTTCGtttggaatggatgtatctaggtttattttagttgtagatacatttatttttattacttttacgacaagtaattccagacgaagggagtatatttgTATTGAACATGTTTATTAGGTTTTACATTTAGATTTATATATAATAGGTGAAGGAAGTTTAGGCTAGAATCGTTAAACGGGATATACAGAGAGCAATGAGCATGATCCACGTGACGTGAAGTGTATGTCGTTGGATTCGAAAAAATGAATGGACCAAATGGAAGGAGGGGATCGATCCATGAGAGCTCAACGCTGACCAATCAGAAGCATTCGTCGATGACGAAAACCTTCTATGGCTCGCGCGCTCTTGTTGGTCCGCGCCAGAAGGAAAATTCGTTTCGAACC is a genomic window of Hordeum vulgare subsp. vulgare unplaced genomic scaffold, MorexV3_pseudomolecules_assembly, whole genome shotgun sequence containing:
- the LOC123423834 gene encoding beta-galactosidase 1-like is translated as MERVSWQPLALLLLAAAAAVASGTEVGYDGRSMVIDGERRLLISGSIHYPRSTPEMWPDLIRKAKEGGLDAIETYVFWNGHEPRRRQYNFEGSYDIVRFFKEVQDAGMYAILRIGPYICGEWNYGGLPAWLRDISGMQFRMHNNPFEQEMETFTTLIVDKLKEAKMFAGQGGPIILSQIENEYGNVMDKLNNDESASEYIHWCAAMANKQNVGVPWIMCQQDQDVPPNVINTCNGFYCHDWFPKRTDIPKIWTENWTGWQPKYGHLKDLHNVLKSMEKILLHGDYKDTTMGNTNVMVTKYTLDNSSACFISNKFDDKEVNVTLDDGATHVVPAWSVSILPDCKTVAYNSAKIKTQTSVMVKRPGVETVTDGLAWSWMPENLHPFMTDEKGNFRKNELLEQIATSGDQSDYLWYRTSLEHKGESNYKLHVNTTGHELYAFVNGKLVGRHYAPNGGFVFQMETPVKLHSGKNYISLLSATIGLKNYGALFEMMPAGIVGGPVKLVDTVTNTTAYDLSNSSWSYKAGLAGEYRETHLDKAKDRSQWRGGTIPVHRPFTWYKATFEAPTGEEPVVADLLGLGKGVVWKCLTGCNEPSQRFYHVPRSFLKAGEPNTMVLFEEAGGDPTRVSFHTVAVGAACAEAAEVGDESKAALAAFTAACVGKESCTVRHTEDFRAGSGCDSGVLTVQATC